TTTAACAGAATACACGAATAGGGCGATGGGTCAATCGCCCCTACAAGATATTTTATTTTTATGAGGGTGTAAAATTAAATCCCCGAAGCGGGGACGCTTCAGCTACGGGAAGGGCAAATACAGAAGACAACACAGACAAGGATGTGTGTGCTACATTAATACCTATAATATCTCCTATGTTTCATTTGTCCCATGCGTCCCATAAATTCCCCATATGAAAAATAAAAAAAGCAGGGACTTAATTTATAAGTCCCTGCAAACTGCAATTCTAAATATCTAACCCATTATAGTCCCGGACAGAAGTTATCTTCACTTTCTCCCGGACAATAATGATAGCCACCGATATTGAAGATTTGTATCAACCGTAGTAACTCGGTGAAACCTATTTTCCAATCTTGAGGATTATAATCGGAGGTATGCGGAGTGCAAGAGGTGTTTCCACCAGCACCTGGGGCAAAGCCATCTTCGGTTCCATCCTGACAATGATATCCCCAGGAATTAAACAACTGAATAACACGAAGCAGTTCAGTAAAACTTATTCTTTTATTGTTATCCTGGTCTGCACTATGTCTTCCTATTATTTCTCCTTCACCTTCTTCTATACCTTCAACAGTGCCTTCTGGAGTCCCTTCAGGGGTGCCTTCGGGAGTGCCTTCGGAGATTCCTTCTCCTTCAATTACACCTTCAGGAATACCTTCAACAGTGCCTTCAGGAGTCCCTTCAGGAGTCCCTTCAGGGGTGCCTTCGGGAGTGCCTTCAACAATTCCTTCTTCTATACCTTCGGGTGTTCCCTCGGGGCTTCCTTCTCCTTCTGGCGGACAGGGACCTATAGAAACCCATAAATTGACCATCGAACCGATTTCAACTATGGACCCACCCACAGGTTCCTGAGCAATAACAACGCCAAATGGATATTCATCGGTGCAAACCTCATTAATCACACCAACTACCAATTGAGCATTATTTATCGTGAATACTGCATTTACAAAGGGTTGTCCAACGACATTTGGAGCAATTACATTTTCTCCTTCCACAGAACCTTCAGGAGTGCCTTCAGGAGTACCTTCAACAACTCCTTCTTCTACACCTTCAGGAGTGCCTTCAGGGATACCTTCAATAACTCCTTCTTCTACACCTTCGGGGGTGCCTTCAGGGATACCTTCAACAACTCCTTCTTCTACACCTTCGGGGGTGCCTTCAGGGATACCTTCAGGAATTCCTTCTACTATGCCTTCCTCAACTCCCTCAGGGGTGCCTTCCGGGGTACCTTCTCCACAAGGACCTGAAGATATTACAACATCAACATAACTTCCCGGAATAGCCTGTGCTCCTGCCACTGGATTCTGGTTAATAACTCTACCTTGTGGAACCGTATCGCTACATTGTTCTGTTACTATACCCAAGAATAATCCTACGGATACTAAGGTTACATCTGCATTTTCTTCGGTCATACCTACAACATTCGGCACTGTAACAGGACACGAACCTGACGATACCACAATATTCACGGCATTACCAGGTTCTAATTCCTCACCTCCGACAGGTTCCTGGCTTATAACATAGCCTGCAGGAATAGTATTATCACATTGTTCTTCTATTGTTCCCACAATATATCCCGCAGCAACTATTTCATTCTCAGCAACGGATTGTTTTAATCCTACAACATTAGGAACTGTATTGGGTGGACAGGGTCTTGTAGATATAGTTACATTTACAGGACTGCCCGGTTCTAAATATTGTCCGGGGAATGGCTGCTGTATAAGTATTAATCCAGCAGGCACTGTAAAACTACATTGTTCGGATACTGTCCCCAAAACATAGCCCGTGCTAACGAGGACACTTTCTGCTTCTTCCACAGTCAAACCTAATAGATTAGGGACGGGATGTGTCCAGATAAAGTAGGGATAGGTTACTCCGGGAACAATACCCCAAACGGTTCCAAAAGACCAATTGGTATATGTGGATTGTTGCTTCATTTGTTCTGTTGTTTTGCCCGTTCCACCACTCGATGTGGCAAGACCTGATGTCTCCTTATCCCAATAACTCATAAACATAAATGCCAGGAAGAAACGGTATCCTATAAGACCTCCTACTCTTGAAGAACCACTTACATGGCCTACAGAATAAGTTTCAAATCCCCAACCCCAGGACATACTTCCAATAAGTCCGCCTACATTGGATGTTCCTGAAACATTCCCTGCTGCATAACATCTCCGCAGGGACGCATTCCATGTGGCACTTGTACCAATAAGACCACCTACAGCGGATGTCCCTGATACATTACTCGTGGAATAGCATTGAGAGATTGTTCCTGCATTTCTCCCTGCCAAACCACCTACGGTCGTTTCACCGGCAACTGTATCTGTAGAATAACATTTGTTCAAAGTCCCTGTATTGTTACCGGCAAGTCCACCTACATTATTTGTACCGGATACAGAGCCATTTACATAGCAAGTATCTGCACGGCCTTCATTCGAACCGATAAGCCCTCCAACATAATTTTTACCAATAACTAAATTACTTTCCAGACCTAAGTTTAAAACATTGCCGCTACTACTTACCCTGCCGAACAATCCTACATAATCTTCCGAAGGACGGTTAATATATAGATTAGAAATATGATACCCTTTACCATCCAAAGTGCCACTAAATGGATTGGATGACGAACCTATTGGCTGAAAACCAGCCCCTTCATTCCATGTTTGCGTGCTACTCGCATCAATATCTTGCGATAACTCATACGACCCGTTTATTGGATACTCCGGGTCATTTCCGATTTTCTGCAAATCCACAATATTATCAATCGGGATTGCAGACCAACCGACATTTGCAATTATAAGAGATGATAGAATTAAAAATAAACCTATCACTCCTATGCGATTTTTTAATAACGGTTTAGAAAATTTTTTCAACATAGACATAGCTCCTTAAATTAGATTTTTAAACATAAATGGAAAAATTTATCTACCAAAGGTACAATTCCCTTTCCAAAAAATATAATAACTATTATATCACAATTATAATTATTTTGCATTATTATTTTTTTATTTTTTCTTTTTATTCTATAAATACACTGTAACTTAATGGTAATTAAGCACTTAAAATTACAATATAAACTAATTATTTATAACTAAATTGCACATAACAAGAAATTTTTTTATATTATTTCAACAAAATTGTTAAATATTTGTCAATCGAATAAAAAAACTTAAAAATTTTAGTATATAAATTTATAAATGAAATCTAATATTAAAAAACATTCTATTTTATATCTTTGCAATAAACAAACAATAGCCAGGAAGGTAAGATTAAATAATTGGAGGAAACACACATTTTGGAGAAACATGCTGAATGTATGTTGTATTTGTATTTTAAAACCACTGCTTCAAGTCAATTTTTGTATAAGGACGATGGGAAGCAGTAACCACAGGGTTATTTCCTGCTACCGATGAATAGATTATCAGATTTTTGGGGTCGAACACACAGGAATGAAGTGTCTCGGGGTTATGAACAGGTCCATTTGCCAGCCATTCCATTGCTGTTTGAATAGTAATAGGACCTTTCCCTTCCTGAGACTGGAATTGTTTGCCTAACCAATCATATCGCTGGTAAGTATTGTGATTGGTAAACAGGAATAGAACCAGTTTGAACTGTTCCCATGTTTCTACATGTATAGGCGGTTTAATCAAGGGTCCGACGCGCTTGGCTAATGCGACCAATCCTTCTTTACTTACAGGATGATTGGTGCGTCGTATCATATCCGGTAATCCATAATGTTTTGTTTCATCATTTTCTTTCGGGTCATCAGGACCATAAACATTTTTAATTATTGGGTCGGATTCAATACATCTTGCGGTATTTGTTTTTGCATCGGCAATTGTATAATTCCAACCCGTACTTTCGGGTCCTTTCAGAACTACATCTACGGCTTTTTCCAGTGTATCTTGCTCTAACATTATCCGCACAGTAATAAAACAGGGACGACCATCAAAGGTGCTATTGGAATTAGGAAGCGTTGCCTGTCCAACGGATATTTGATGGGCATTCATACCTGTCAGACTACCTAATCCGCCAGCCCATCCCATCAGCATATAAGGCTTAATACCATCTGTTGGATGGTATACAAAGATAACGGCATCATCCTGTGCATCCCGCTGACAACTCCAATCCAGATTACGAGCATGCAATATCCTGCCGTCTTCTGTCCATTTTCCCCAGAATGAAAAGTTTGTGCATTGAGGTCCTGAAGTTAAATCGGTCTTGCTTACCGCATGCACTTCAGGAGAATCAGGGGAAAAGCCTTTTCCACTTTCAGGAGGGCTATTAGGTGGAAAATGAAGAATTTCCGCAACAGTTGTTCCTAAAAGAAGTTCTTCCATAGTGATATCATTTATCCCTGCTTTTTTCAATCCATCTATAATACCTCGTGCCTCTTCGAGAAATCGTTCCGGAATATGTTTTACCATTCGTGCGGATTGTGCATAAGCATAATCCTGCGTATACCCACGGTCCCATAAGGCTTTCTTAATATATCCTGTCTTAAACACATGATAAATATTTTTTGCCAATAAGCGACCCTGTTGGACACCCATGTCGTAATACGACCCTTTCAGTACGCATAATTTTGAGTCTCCCACTTGATATAATGAGCCTGCTCCTTCTTTATCCAGTTCTTTTATCTCTGGGTTTTCAATAATTTTTGGAACAAACCAATCCGATGTCTGTGCCGATGCTTTTTCGTCGCTATATACAGGTATAATTTGAGAAAAAAGGGCTAATAATAAGAGGGTTAGCAGACACAATCTTAGAATACTTTTTAATCCATACCTACTTCTTGCCATATTCCCTTCCTTTTTGTTTGTTTCGCCAAGTATATTTATGTTTTAAAGACTTTGTTGTTAGGAAAATAGTTTCTTTATAAAATATGTTCTATAATTTATAGAAATATATGAGGTCATTTCAAAATTTAATATGGATAAATTTCAATTAGTCAGTTCTTTTCAACCGTCTGGTGACCAGCCAGAGGCAATACGCTCTCTGGTAGAAGGTCTGAATGCGGGTGTTCGTAGTCAGGTTTTGCTTGGGGTAACGGGTTCCGGAAAGACTTTTACGATAGCGAATGTGATTGAACGGGTCAATCGTCCTACATTGGTGTTAGCTCCGAATAAAATCCTTGCTGCCCAATTATATGGAGAATTTAAACAGTTATTTCCTCATAATGCGGTTGAATACTTTGTTAGTTATTACGATTATTATCAACCCGAAGCGTATATCCCTACAACGGATACCTATATAGAAAAGGATGCCTCTATCAACGATGAAATTGATAAGATGCGTCATTCCGCTACACGAGCCGTTTTAACCCGTCGTGATTGTATTATTGTTGCTTCCGTATCCTGCATTTATGGTATTGGTTCACC
This window of the Candidatus Hydrogenedens sp. genome carries:
- a CDS encoding PASTA domain-containing protein, giving the protein MLKKFSKPLLKNRIGVIGLFLILSSLIIANVGWSAIPIDNIVDLQKIGNDPEYPINGSYELSQDIDASSTQTWNEGAGFQPIGSSSNPFSGTLDGKGYHISNLYINRPSEDYVGLFGRVSSSGNVLNLGLESNLVIGKNYVGGLIGSNEGRADTCYVNGSVSGTNNVGGLAGNNTGTLNKCYSTDTVAGETTVGGLAGRNAGTISQCYSTSNVSGTSAVGGLIGTSATWNASLRRCYAAGNVSGTSNVGGLIGSMSWGWGFETYSVGHVSGSSRVGGLIGYRFFLAFMFMSYWDKETSGLATSSGGTGKTTEQMKQQSTYTNWSFGTVWGIVPGVTYPYFIWTHPVPNLLGLTVEEAESVLVSTGYVLGTVSEQCSFTVPAGLILIQQPFPGQYLEPGSPVNVTISTRPCPPNTVPNVVGLKQSVAENEIVAAGYIVGTIEEQCDNTIPAGYVISQEPVGGEELEPGNAVNIVVSSGSCPVTVPNVVGMTEENADVTLVSVGLFLGIVTEQCSDTVPQGRVINQNPVAGAQAIPGSYVDVVISSGPCGEGTPEGTPEGVEEGIVEGIPEGIPEGTPEGVEEGVVEGIPEGTPEGVEEGVIEGIPEGTPEGVEEGVVEGTPEGTPEGSVEGENVIAPNVVGQPFVNAVFTINNAQLVVGVINEVCTDEYPFGVVIAQEPVGGSIVEIGSMVNLWVSIGPCPPEGEGSPEGTPEGIEEGIVEGTPEGTPEGTPEGTPEGTVEGIPEGVIEGEGISEGTPEGTPEGTPEGTVEGIEEGEGEIIGRHSADQDNNKRISFTELLRVIQLFNSWGYHCQDGTEDGFAPGAGGNTSCTPHTSDYNPQDWKIGFTELLRLIQIFNIGGYHYCPGESEDNFCPGL
- a CDS encoding C45 family autoproteolytic acyltransferase/hydrolase, with translation MARSRYGLKSILRLCLLTLLLLALFSQIIPVYSDEKASAQTSDWFVPKIIENPEIKELDKEGAGSLYQVGDSKLCVLKGSYYDMGVQQGRLLAKNIYHVFKTGYIKKALWDRGYTQDYAYAQSARMVKHIPERFLEEARGIIDGLKKAGINDITMEELLLGTTVAEILHFPPNSPPESGKGFSPDSPEVHAVSKTDLTSGPQCTNFSFWGKWTEDGRILHARNLDWSCQRDAQDDAVIFVYHPTDGIKPYMLMGWAGGLGSLTGMNAHQISVGQATLPNSNSTFDGRPCFITVRIMLEQDTLEKAVDVVLKGPESTGWNYTIADAKTNTARCIESDPIIKNVYGPDDPKENDETKHYGLPDMIRRTNHPVSKEGLVALAKRVGPLIKPPIHVETWEQFKLVLFLFTNHNTYQRYDWLGKQFQSQEGKGPITIQTAMEWLANGPVHNPETLHSCVFDPKNLIIYSSVAGNNPVVTASHRPYTKIDLKQWF